The Lampris incognitus isolate fLamInc1 chromosome 7, fLamInc1.hap2, whole genome shotgun sequence genome window below encodes:
- the LOC130115218 gene encoding lathosterol oxidase-like — MDVVLNMADYYVFTPYMYPATWPEDEELRKIISLLLVTNLGAELIYLVFGALNFYLIFDHKLMKHPQFVENQVQREIKLGIVSIFWMSFPTVAIFFAEIRGYSKLFDNVSESPMGWAGLFLSIVGFLFFTDTCIYWIHRAMHHKNIYKHLHKQHHIFKIPTPFASHAFHPLDGFLQSLPYHVYPFLFPLHKVIYLWLFVFVNVWTISIHDGDYHIPGPLIELINGAAHHVDHHLYFNYNYGQYFTLWDRVGGSYRHPSALLGRGPHDHISKHTAEGKLH, encoded by the exons ATGGATGTTGTGCTGAACATGGCCGATTATTATGTCTTCACCCCATACATGTACCCAGCCACGTGGCCAGAGGACGAGGAACTGCGTAAAATAATCAGCCTTCTGCTTGTGACGAACCTGGGAGCAGAACTCATTTACCTGGTCTTTGGTGCCCTTAATTTTTACTTAATTTTTGACCATAAGCTCATGAAGCATCCGCAGTTTGTTGAG AACCAAGTGCAAAGAGAAATCAAACTAGGCATAGTCTCCATTTTCTGGATGAGCTTCCCCACCGTGGCAATCTTCTTTGCTGAAATCAGGGGCTACAGTAAACTTTTTGACAATGTCAGCGAATCCCCCATGG GCTGGGCTGGGTTGTTTCTTAGCATTGTGGGCTTCCTGTTCTTTACTGATACATGTATCTACTGGATACACAGGGCCATGCatcataaaaatatatataag CACTTGCATAAGCAACACCATATCTTCAAGATCCCAACGCCTTTTGCCAGCCACGCCTTCCACCCCTTGGATGGTTTTCTGCAGAGTCTACCTTACCATGTTTACCCTTTCCTCTTCCCCCTCCACAAG GTGATCTACCTCTGGCTGTTTGTCTTTGTCAACGTTTGGACCATTTCCATACATGACGGTGACTACCACATCCCTGGTCCTCTGATAGAGTTGATCAATGGCGCTGCCCACCATGTAGACCATCACCTCTATTTCAACTACAACTATGGGCAATACTTCACCCTCTGGGATCGTGTAGGGGGTTCATACAGACATCCTTCAGCCCTCCTCGGGAGGGGACCACACGACCACATCAGCAAACATACAGCAGAAGGAAAGCTGCATTGA